The following coding sequences are from one Paenibacillus tundrae window:
- a CDS encoding glycoside hydrolase family 5 protein — protein sequence MPIGCWLRKAVLLTLSFMLVSVAYSPHPASANASPVQGFHVSGTNLLDATGAPFVMRGINHAHTWFKNDLETAIPAIAATGSNTVRVVLSNGSRWTADSLADVERILALCDQYQLTVMLEVHDATGSDSLAELKKASDYFISIKQALIGKEDRVIVNIANEWYGSWSTDVWAAGYQQVIPELRQAGIRNTLVVDTAGWGQYPTAIFDKGLDVFNSDPLANTIFSIHMYEYAGGNAATVKNNIDQALAIGVPVIVGEFGFQHTSGDVDEATIMSYAQQKGVGWLAWSWYGNGGGVEYLDLNNGPAGALTNWGQTVVNGPNGTQQTSVLNRIYTMPGYQPVPAT from the coding sequence ATGCCTATTGGTTGTTGGTTACGAAAAGCCGTTCTGTTGACCTTATCGTTCATGTTAGTATCTGTCGCATATTCACCCCATCCGGCTTCGGCAAATGCAAGTCCTGTGCAAGGATTTCATGTAAGCGGTACCAATTTATTGGATGCTACGGGAGCTCCGTTTGTTATGCGTGGTATAAACCATGCGCATACCTGGTTTAAGAACGATCTGGAAACTGCGATTCCAGCTATCGCGGCGACAGGTTCTAACACTGTACGAGTCGTACTATCGAATGGAAGCCGCTGGACAGCGGACTCGCTTGCTGATGTGGAGCGAATTCTAGCACTCTGTGACCAGTACCAGCTGACAGTTATGCTGGAAGTTCATGATGCAACGGGTTCCGATAGTTTAGCGGAGCTTAAGAAGGCTTCGGATTATTTTATCAGCATCAAGCAGGCGTTAATTGGTAAGGAGGATCGTGTCATCGTGAACATTGCCAATGAGTGGTATGGTTCATGGAGCACGGATGTATGGGCAGCCGGATATCAGCAGGTCATTCCTGAGCTTCGTCAGGCGGGGATTCGCAATACCCTTGTGGTAGATACAGCAGGATGGGGACAGTACCCAACGGCGATCTTTGACAAAGGATTAGATGTCTTTAACTCCGACCCACTCGCAAACACGATCTTCTCCATTCACATGTACGAATATGCAGGAGGAAATGCAGCCACGGTAAAAAATAACATTGATCAAGCGCTCGCTATTGGCGTGCCTGTTATCGTTGGAGAGTTTGGCTTCCAGCATACCAGTGGTGACGTGGATGAGGCGACTATTATGAGTTACGCTCAGCAAAAAGGAGTAGGCTGGCTCGCCTGGTCTTGGTATGGAAATGGCGGTGGTGTGGAGTACCTTGATCTGAATAATGGTCCAGCGGGTGCACTGACGAATTGGGGACAAACGGTTGTGAATGGCCCTAACGGTACGCAGCAAACGTCGGTTCTGAATCGGATCTACACCATGCCAGGCTACCAACCGGTTCCTGCAACATAG
- a CDS encoding glycosyltransferase family 4 protein yields the protein MRLALFTDTYAPDTNGVAATLERWSTHMQRRGIEHLLFTPNSIIESNDDCPVRPVANIPFFLYPECRIALPSRTSTYKQLQAFQPDLLHISTPFNMGLLGLRYAHKYHLPHVVSYHTHFDRYLEYYRLKSMIPLYWKYVQWFHRGADATFAPSLETLESLHKQGIQRLKQWSRGIDCNLYTPDKRNSEFRIRHGITAPLILLYVGRIAPEKDIGTLTMAMQHLPAELQSRIHWVIVGDGPLLPKMRQQAPANVTFTGYLHGDELAHMYASADLFVFPSCTETFGNVVLEAMASGLPVLAANAGGVRDLVADHRSGILFEPGHADALIREIGLWANHPEQLQVMGIHGRKLAQQRSWENIFDQLIADYEKIIEQRNRRFKTTFSSA from the coding sequence ATGCGCCTGGCCTTGTTCACGGATACTTATGCTCCAGATACGAATGGCGTTGCTGCCACGCTCGAACGTTGGAGTACCCATATGCAGCGCAGAGGGATCGAACATCTGTTATTCACACCTAACTCCATTATCGAGAGCAATGATGATTGTCCAGTGCGGCCTGTTGCTAATATCCCATTTTTCCTCTATCCCGAATGTCGAATTGCTCTACCCAGCAGAACCTCCACCTACAAACAATTGCAGGCTTTTCAGCCGGATCTGTTACATATCTCCACGCCATTCAATATGGGACTGCTTGGCCTCCGTTATGCACACAAATATCATCTTCCGCATGTCGTATCCTATCATACACACTTCGATCGTTACCTCGAATATTACAGATTAAAAAGCATGATTCCCCTCTACTGGAAGTATGTCCAATGGTTTCACCGCGGAGCCGACGCTACATTCGCCCCTTCACTGGAGACTCTCGAATCGTTGCACAAACAAGGCATTCAGCGATTAAAGCAATGGTCGCGCGGAATTGACTGCAATCTATATACACCGGATAAACGAAATTCTGAATTCCGTATTCGTCATGGGATTACTGCTCCGCTCATCCTGCTCTACGTTGGAAGAATCGCGCCTGAGAAGGATATCGGCACACTTACTATGGCGATGCAGCATTTACCGGCTGAGCTGCAGTCGCGTATTCACTGGGTTATCGTTGGCGATGGACCACTACTCCCCAAAATGCGTCAACAAGCACCAGCAAATGTAACATTCACTGGTTATTTGCATGGGGATGAGCTTGCTCATATGTATGCTTCGGCAGATCTATTTGTATTTCCTTCCTGTACGGAAACGTTCGGCAATGTCGTGCTGGAGGCCATGGCTTCGGGCTTGCCTGTATTAGCAGCTAATGCTGGCGGTGTAAGGGATCTGGTGGCTGACCATCGAAGTGGCATATTGTTTGAACCGGGGCATGCAGATGCACTGATTCGTGAGATAGGTCTGTGGGCAAATCATCCTGAGCAGCTTCAAGTCATGGGCATACATGGGCGAAAACTTGCACAACAGCGGTCATGGGAGAACATCTTCGACCAGCTCATTGCAGACTATGAGAAGATTATTGAGCAGCGGAATCGGCGCTTCAAAACAACCTTTTCCTCCGCCTAG